Proteins from a genomic interval of Flammeovirgaceae bacterium SG7u.111:
- a CDS encoding AAA family ATPase, translating to MTLSYTQPEIKESANKPVALPNKGYPYSDLDDRRFEELLYSIGKLRIEKGDWHRQFDEINLLQGVRERGRDCSLHLDGKSLGLIQCKHSIHDDRRIARPECAKEIIKFVLHYQIDNSLIHDPKNFTYYFTVSFGFSEPALKLLTDFNNEIANQTKLKDWTEEVIRNNEELKHLQYTNIEPNLKAVLKTITVKKIIPQDLNDLLNTEGFQPVIKTFFEVKMVIESEPVEKLTEELRKQGEYQYTSNIPVDVILQKFDHASHYLTDYNSSFEGVDNSHIERKETNELLQWIKSPLGKDEQPVVLLVGGAGNGKTVILKDVFLKLKETRIPTIALKADRLYAESITDLQNKIDLEDSFEKVVRTLSEASERVVVLIDQIDALSQSLSAKREYLDAYNLLVRKLIAIDRVRVVISVRAYDLDYDNELKFYQNQKSFKVGLLDTGQVKQVLTKLRIRENEVPQQLLNLLQIPHHLNVFCKVYDSQINLRSITTLHDLYESLWVQQITKVPIKSPANGDKCTSLVFAIAKQMHEAQRISTSSTSFFVAFTDELDYLKSIGIVTETDKEVQFFHQTFFDFAFAKQFIQKRNLVTNYILENHQGLFIRSSLKMIISFLREQDHAAYIKALETILLSSKYRFHIKLILLNLLGFEEVPTTKEKHLVRSHILPSKELELPFLESVTGNSWFTFLLEEGELNKLITQRIGWFNKLVEHEWGKAHKIVDKIKTLLHYKSISERWDSQVNLLRQILFKQLPKNRKPVCDFLSNCPQFEGKSKFVFRLLYHVKEWDILLAFQLFEKYEAEADSDRFVYYKILEDALVFNVDWVIQRYKIHCLDKIEAIKGATDKPNFEYQDEELFKKIFEVDTIKALDFTLDIIKRITTKTRGEVKSKLYIDFGFWMFDYERHSRSHGHEAIYHLLVNKVQEQSEKTTLWFDQFLADYQDSNSITILRLVFFGLLANPAHYANEILQLMELFHQKGGLKGGDRIQFQFRQLLQEVYPHFDNAQKDQIDEVLLSIKSKYELDISQDENGKKHHRLKEYGHKKYLYLSTVPKTELYERPLLKKVFLELERKFNKVSDSEPNKMVGPPMDSSAYDKMTFDQWEQAFEKYDPEYKAEFASFSGSLLEHSRAFQAEVKKRASYFFPFIENLIDENKVHYKYIIAGFTGLKEAEYNPTETQRIYKKALSIPFDREYTLYFVWVSSYFVEAKILDQDVLEYLIEIAKNHQDPEDNTIRHDALMDSLNNVRGSAAGNISQVYFNPAFENPVFEALHQIAEDPNLSVRVAIMSRLAVLMNLNEQKTLEVFLKLVSSDEPEIMKHSIWSVQYLLNNNFDKLNNYFQRAIKLESIHDTIAVVLGEAWLKEKEGSYQLLDSLLKSSDEAKAKLVDMAVKNLGDKKESVRAKCRQIFLKFLHSTNEKVTQEYSFAFLDLTPEMFLEVYPLLQKYARSNVVRKEPHYYFEYLLKCAKKHPVECLELLQHVNTYDKPGISQAGYYDDEPVKVLIGIYNSLSSLETKNLKHLNKTMALFDKMLKTKKFRGAANKVIDRVEM from the coding sequence ATGACCTTATCTTATACTCAACCAGAAATAAAAGAATCAGCGAATAAGCCTGTAGCTTTGCCAAATAAAGGTTATCCATATTCTGACCTTGACGACCGAAGGTTTGAGGAATTGCTATACTCAATTGGTAAACTTCGAATTGAAAAAGGCGACTGGCATAGACAATTTGATGAAATCAACCTTCTGCAAGGAGTTCGGGAACGTGGTCGAGATTGTAGTTTGCATTTGGATGGCAAATCACTTGGGTTAATTCAGTGCAAACATAGTATTCACGATGACCGCAGAATTGCCAGGCCAGAATGTGCGAAGGAAATCATCAAGTTTGTTCTACACTACCAGATTGACAATAGCCTGATTCACGACCCGAAAAATTTCACCTATTACTTTACTGTCTCATTTGGTTTTTCCGAACCAGCACTCAAATTACTCACCGACTTTAATAATGAAATAGCAAACCAGACTAAGTTAAAAGACTGGACAGAGGAGGTTATAAGAAACAACGAAGAACTCAAGCACCTTCAATACACCAACATTGAGCCTAACCTGAAAGCAGTTCTCAAAACAATCACGGTTAAGAAAATAATTCCTCAAGACTTAAATGATCTACTAAATACAGAAGGCTTTCAACCTGTCATCAAAACCTTTTTCGAGGTTAAAATGGTGATTGAATCGGAGCCAGTTGAAAAGCTGACGGAAGAGCTGAGAAAGCAGGGTGAATACCAATATACTTCCAATATCCCTGTTGATGTCATTCTGCAAAAATTTGATCATGCCTCCCACTACTTAACGGATTACAATAGCTCTTTTGAAGGGGTAGATAATTCGCACATTGAAAGAAAGGAAACGAATGAATTGCTTCAATGGATCAAGTCGCCATTGGGAAAAGATGAGCAACCAGTTGTTTTGCTAGTTGGCGGTGCCGGAAATGGAAAAACGGTTATTCTTAAAGATGTGTTTCTGAAGCTTAAGGAAACCAGGATACCTACAATTGCCTTAAAAGCAGATAGGCTTTATGCTGAAAGTATTACAGACCTACAAAACAAAATTGACCTCGAAGACTCATTCGAAAAAGTAGTTCGCACGCTAAGCGAAGCCAGCGAACGGGTTGTTGTGCTTATTGACCAGATAGATGCGCTTTCCCAGTCTTTATCAGCCAAACGAGAATACCTCGATGCCTACAACCTTCTTGTTAGAAAGCTTATTGCCATTGATCGGGTAAGAGTGGTTATTTCCGTTAGAGCATACGATCTTGATTACGACAATGAACTGAAGTTCTACCAAAACCAAAAAAGCTTCAAAGTTGGTTTATTAGATACAGGTCAGGTTAAACAAGTGCTTACCAAACTTAGGATAAGAGAGAATGAAGTACCCCAGCAATTGCTCAATCTTCTGCAAATACCACATCATCTAAACGTGTTTTGCAAGGTGTACGATTCGCAAATCAACCTTCGATCAATAACTACATTACATGACTTGTATGAAAGTCTTTGGGTTCAACAAATAACCAAGGTTCCAATTAAATCACCAGCCAATGGTGATAAATGCACAAGCCTAGTTTTTGCTATTGCGAAACAGATGCATGAAGCGCAGCGAATCAGCACCTCTTCAACGTCATTTTTCGTAGCGTTCACGGATGAGTTGGACTATTTGAAAAGCATAGGGATTGTAACGGAAACAGATAAGGAAGTCCAATTTTTCCATCAAACATTTTTTGACTTTGCTTTTGCTAAACAATTCATCCAGAAGCGAAATCTAGTAACCAACTACATACTTGAGAACCACCAAGGTCTTTTCATTCGATCCAGCTTGAAAATGATTATCAGCTTTCTGCGTGAACAAGATCATGCTGCATATATAAAAGCTCTCGAAACTATCCTGCTTTCCTCAAAGTATCGCTTCCATATTAAACTAATCCTATTGAATCTACTTGGCTTTGAAGAAGTCCCAACAACAAAGGAAAAGCATCTTGTAAGATCCCATATTTTACCGAGTAAAGAACTGGAATTGCCTTTTCTAGAGTCAGTTACAGGTAATAGTTGGTTTACGTTTCTTCTTGAAGAAGGGGAACTGAATAAGCTGATCACCCAGAGGATTGGCTGGTTCAATAAACTCGTTGAACATGAATGGGGAAAAGCACATAAAATTGTAGATAAAATCAAAACCCTTCTACACTATAAAAGCATATCTGAAAGGTGGGATTCACAAGTTAATCTACTAAGGCAGATTTTGTTCAAACAACTACCCAAAAATAGAAAACCTGTTTGTGATTTTCTTTCGAATTGCCCTCAATTTGAAGGGAAATCAAAGTTTGTTTTTAGGTTACTCTACCATGTTAAAGAGTGGGATATTCTATTAGCTTTCCAGCTTTTTGAAAAATATGAAGCCGAAGCAGATAGTGATCGATTTGTTTACTATAAGATACTTGAAGATGCTTTGGTCTTCAATGTTGATTGGGTAATACAGAGGTACAAAATCCATTGCCTCGATAAAATTGAAGCTATTAAAGGTGCAACCGATAAGCCCAATTTTGAGTATCAGGATGAAGAACTATTTAAAAAGATATTCGAGGTTGATACTATTAAAGCACTCGACTTCACATTGGATATTATTAAGCGGATTACTACAAAAACAAGAGGTGAGGTTAAATCAAAATTATACATCGACTTTGGATTTTGGATGTTTGACTATGAGCGCCATAGCCGTTCCCACGGGCACGAAGCAATATATCATCTGCTCGTAAATAAAGTGCAAGAGCAATCAGAAAAAACTACTCTATGGTTTGATCAGTTCTTGGCAGATTATCAGGACAGCAATTCCATTACCATCTTAAGGTTGGTATTCTTTGGGTTGTTGGCAAACCCAGCTCATTATGCTAACGAGATTTTGCAACTAATGGAGCTATTTCATCAAAAAGGTGGACTGAAGGGAGGTGACAGGATTCAATTCCAATTCAGACAGTTGTTGCAAGAGGTTTATCCACATTTTGACAACGCCCAAAAGGATCAAATAGACGAGGTTCTACTTTCAATAAAATCAAAATACGAGCTTGATATTTCTCAGGACGAAAACGGGAAAAAGCACCATAGGCTAAAGGAGTATGGTCACAAAAAGTACTTATATCTGAGTACAGTTCCTAAAACCGAATTGTATGAACGTCCCTTATTGAAAAAGGTTTTTTTAGAGTTAGAAAGGAAATTCAATAAAGTGTCGGATAGTGAACCTAATAAGATGGTTGGTCCACCTATGGATAGTTCGGCCTATGATAAAATGACATTCGATCAATGGGAGCAAGCATTTGAAAAATATGATCCAGAATACAAAGCCGAGTTCGCATCGTTCAGTGGGTCTCTTTTAGAGCATTCCCGGGCATTTCAGGCAGAAGTAAAAAAAAGGGCATCATATTTCTTTCCATTTATTGAAAATCTGATTGATGAAAACAAAGTACATTACAAATATATAATCGCAGGTTTTACAGGGTTAAAAGAGGCAGAATACAATCCTACCGAAACGCAGCGTATCTACAAAAAAGCCCTGTCTATTCCATTTGATCGAGAATACACGCTTTACTTCGTTTGGGTGTCCTCATATTTCGTTGAGGCCAAAATCCTTGATCAGGATGTATTAGAATACTTGATCGAAATTGCCAAGAATCACCAGGACCCTGAGGATAACACCATTCGGCATGATGCATTAATGGATAGCTTAAATAATGTGCGTGGATCGGCAGCAGGAAATATTAGTCAGGTCTACTTCAATCCAGCTTTTGAAAACCCTGTTTTCGAAGCACTTCACCAAATAGCAGAAGACCCCAATCTAAGTGTTCGGGTTGCGATAATGTCACGCCTTGCGGTGCTGATGAACCTTAATGAGCAAAAAACACTAGAAGTCTTTCTAAAGCTGGTAAGCTCAGACGAACCAGAAATAATGAAGCATTCCATCTGGTCGGTTCAATATTTGCTCAATAACAACTTCGATAAGCTCAACAACTACTTCCAACGAGCAATAAAACTGGAATCTATACACGATACCATTGCCGTTGTTTTGGGTGAAGCGTGGTTAAAAGAAAAAGAAGGAAGCTATCAGCTTTTAGACTCACTGCTTAAAAGCAGTGATGAAGCAAAAGCAAAGCTGGTAGATATGGCCGTCAAAAACCTTGGGGATAAAAAAGAAAGTGTTCGGGCAAAATGCCGCCAAATCTTTCTAAAATTTCTTCACTCTACCAATGAAAAAGTAACGCAAGAGTATTCGTTCGCATTCTTGGATCTTACCCCTGAAATGTTCCTTGAAGTTTATCCATTGCTTCAAAAATACGCTCGATCTAATGTGGTCAGAAAAGAGCCGCACTACTATTTCGAATACCTGCTGAAATGTGCAAAAAAGCATCCAGTTGAATGTCTTGAACTTCTACAACATGTGAATACATACGACAAACCTGGTATTTCCCAGGCAGGCTACTATGATGACGAACCTGTCAAAGTCCTTATCGGGATATACAACTCTCTATCCAGTTTAGAAACAAAGAACCTCAAACATCTAAATAAAACCATGGCTCTGTTTGATAAAATGCTCAAAACTAAAAAATTCAGAGGTGCAGCAAACAAAGTGATTGATCGGGTTGAAATGTAA